CCGCGCCGCCGAACGCGACAGGAACGCGCCTTGACACCGGCCCGGCCCGCCGGGTCAGACTCTGGAGCCGGAGCCCGGGCGGGTTAGCACGAGTTGGTTCACCGCCAGCTCAAAGGATTGGCGGCGCGTGCGGGCCTGCGTGTCTAGGATCAACCCGGCGACGAATAGCTGCAGCGCCGCCAATAGGCAGAAGAACGCCGCGAACAGGGTGGGGAAGCGCGGGACCAGACCCGTGTGGAAGTACTCCAGGCCCACCGGGATCCCCAGAATCAGGCCGATCATCAGGCAAAACGCGGCCAAGAAGTTGAAGAACAACATGGGCCGGTAGTCCTTGAGCAGTTTGGCGATGGTGCGCAGCACCCGCAGGCCGTCCTTGACGGTTGACAGCTTCGACTCGGACCCCTCCGGCCGGTCGCGATACTCAACCGGCAGCGAAGCCACCGTGAGGCGGCTCTCCAACGCGAAGATCGTCATCTCCGTTTCGATCTCAAAACCGGTCGACAGCACCGGGAAAGACTTGGCGAAGTTGTAGCTCAGCGCCCTGTATCCCGTCATGATGTCACTGATCTGGCCGCCGAACAGGCTGTTGACCAGCTTCCGAACCACCACGTTGCCGCCCGAATGGAACCGGCGCTTGTTCTCGGTGAAATAGGTCGAGCTCAGGCGGTCCCCCACCACCATGTCGACCCCTCGGTCCAAGACCTCGGAGACCATGGCAGGCGCCGCCCAGGCCGGGTAGGTGTCGTCCGCGTCCGCCAGGATGTAGCAGTCCGCTTCGATGTCGCGGAACATGGAACGCATCACGTAGCCCTTGCCCTGCATGGATTCGCACTTGACCACGGCCCCGGCCGCGGCGGCCACCCCCGCGCTGCCATCTGTCGAGTTGTTGTCGTAAACGTAAATCGTGGCTTCCGGCAGGGCTTCTTGGAAGTCCCGCACCACCTGGCCAATCGTCTGAGATTCGTTGTAACAGGGAAGAAGAACCGCAACCGACTTTGACTTCACGTTGAGAGT
This genomic window from Bifidobacteriaceae bacterium contains:
- a CDS encoding glycosyltransferase family 2 protein, which codes for MKSKSVAVLLPCYNESQTIGQVVRDFQEALPEATIYVYDNNSTDGSAGVAAAAGAVVKCESMQGKGYVMRSMFRDIEADCYILADADDTYPAWAAPAMVSEVLDRGVDMVVGDRLSSTYFTENKRRFHSGGNVVVRKLVNSLFGGQISDIMTGYRALSYNFAKSFPVLSTGFEIETEMTIFALESRLTVASLPVEYRDRPEGSESKLSTVKDGLRVLRTIAKLLKDYRPMLFFNFLAAFCLMIGLILGIPVGLEYFHTGLVPRFPTLFAAFFCLLAALQLFVAGLILDTQARTRRQSFELAVNQLVLTRPGSGSRV